Proteins found in one Orcinus orca chromosome 11, mOrcOrc1.1, whole genome shotgun sequence genomic segment:
- the XPOT gene encoding exportin-T isoform X4 has product MLPLVMIFWISIYFVYQVLFSFNFVCVCADVCGFFCGIRGHAYCNQKTPSIAAGMDEQALLGLNPNADSDFRQRALAYFEQLKISPDAWQVCAEALAQRTYSDDHIKFFCFQVLEHQVKYKYSELTTVQQQLIRETLISWLQAQMLNPQPEKTFIRNKAAQVFALLFVTEYLTKWPKFFFDILSVVDLNPRGVDLYLRILMAIDSELVDRDVVHTSEEARRNTLIKDTMREQCIPNLVESWYQILQNYQYTNSEVTCQCLEVVGAYVSWIDLSLIANDRFINMLLGHMSIEVLREEACDCLFEIVNKGMDPVDKMKLVESLCRVLQSAGFFSIDQEEDVDFLARFSKLVNGMGQSLIVSWTKLIKNGDIKNAQEALQAIETKVALMLQLLVHEDDDISSNIIGFCYDYLHILKQLTVLSDQQKANVEAIMLAVMKKLTYDEEYNFENEGEDEAMFVEYRKQLKLLLDRLAQVSPELLLASVRRVFSSTLQNWQTTRFMEVEVAIRLLYMLAEALPVSHGAHFSGDVSKASALQDMMRTLVTSGVSSYQHTSVTLEFFETVVRYEKFFTVEPQHIPCVLMAFLDHRGLRHSSAKVRSRTAYLFSRFVKSLNKQMNPFIEDILNRIQDLLELSPPENGYQSLLSSDDQLFIYETAGVLIVNSEYPAERKQALMRNLLTPLMEKFKILLEKLMLAQDEERQASLADCLNHAVGFASRTSKAFSNKQTVKQCGCSEVYLDCLQTFLPALSCPLQKDILRSGVRTFLHRMIICLEEEVLPFIPSASEHMLKDCEAKDLQEFIPLINQITAKFKIQVSPFLQQMFMPLLHAIFEVLLRPAEENDQSAALEKQMLRRSYFAFLQTVTGSGMSEVIANQGAENVERVLVTVIQGAVEYPDPIAQKTCFIILSKLVELWGGKDGPVGFADFVYKHIVPACFLAPLKQTFDLADAQTVLALSECAVTLKTIHLKRGEGYVFWGCRRPV; this is encoded by the exons ATGTTACCGCTTGTTATGATATTCTGGATAagcatctattttgtttatcaagtattgttttctttcaactttgtgtgtgtgtgtgcagatgtTTGTGGATTCTTCTGTGGGATCAGAGGGCACGCCTATTGTAATCAGAAAACTCCAAGTATAGCAGCAGGGATGGATGAACAGGCTCTTTTAGGGCTAAATCCAAATGCTGATTCAGACTTCAGGCAAAGG GCCCTGGCCTATTTTGAGCAGTTAAAGATTTCCCCAGATGCCTGGCAAGTGTGTGCAGAAGCTCTGGCCCAGAGGACGTACAG tgatgATCACATTAAATTTTTCTGCTTTCAAGTACTAGAACATCAAGTTAAATACAA ATATTCAGAACTAACTACTGTTCAACAACAACTGATTAGGGAGACACTCATATCTTGGCTTCAAGCTCAG ATGCTGAATCCCCAACCAGAGAAGACCTTTATACGAAATAAAGCAGCCCAAGTCTTCGCCTTGCTTTTTGTTACAGAATATCTCACTAAATGGCCCAAGTTTTTTTTTGACATTCTCTCAGTAGTGGACCTAAATCCAAGGGGAGTAGATCTGTACCTCCGAATTCTCATGGCTATTGATTCAGAGTTGGTGGATCGTGATGTGGTGCATACATCAGAG gaGGCTCGTAGGAATACTCTCATAAAAGATACCATGAGGGAACAGTGCATTCCAAACTTGGTGGAATCATGGTACCAAATCCTACAAAACTATCAGTATACTAATTCAGAAGTAACATGTCAGTGCCTTGAAGTAGTTGGGGCTTATGTCTCTTGGATAGACTTATCCCTTATAGCCAATGATAG GTTTATAAATATGCTGCTAGGTCATATGTCAATAGAAGTTCTACGGGAAGAAGCAtgtgattgtttatttgaaattgtaAATAAAGGAATGGATCCTGTTGATAAAATGAAACTAGTAGAATCTTTGTGTCGAGTATTACAGTCTGCTGGGTTTTTCAGCATTGACCAG GAAGAAGATGTTGACTTCCTGGCCAGATTTTCTAAACTGGTAAATGGAATGGGACAGTCATTGATAGTTAGCTGGACTAAATTAATTAAGAATGGGGATATCAAGAATGCTCAAGAGGCACTACAAGCTATTGAAACAAAGGTGGCACTGATGTTGCAGCTCCTAGTTCATGAGGATGATGACATCTCTTCTAACATTATTGGATTTTGTTATGATTATCTTCATATTTTGAAACAG CTTACAGTGCTCTCTGATCAGCAAAAAGCTAATGTAGAG gCAATCATGTTGGCCGTTATGAAAAAATTAACCTATGATGAAGAATATAACTTTGAAAATGAG ggTGAAGACGAAGCCATGTTTGTAGAATACAGAAAACAACTGAAGTTATTGTTGGACAGGCTTGCTCAAGTTTCACCCGAGTTACTGCTGGCTTCTGTTCGCAGAGTTTTTAGTTCTACCCTGCA GAATTGGCAGACTACAAGGTTTATGGAAGTTGAAGTGGCAATAAGATTGCTGTATATGTTGGCAGAAGCTCTTCCAGTATCTCATGGTGCTCACTTCTCAGGTGATGTTTCAAAAGCTAGTGCTTTGCAGGATATGATGCGAACT TTGGTAACATCAGGAGTTAGTTCCTACCAGCACACATCTGTGACATTGGAGTTCTTCGAAACTGTTGTTAGATATGAAAAGTTTTTCACAGTTGAACCTCAACACATTCCATGTGTACTA ATGGCTTTCTTAGATCACAGGGGTCTGCGGCACTCTAGTGCAAAAGTACGGAGCAGAACTGCTTACCTGTTTTCTAGATTTGTCAAATCTCTGAA TAAACAAATGAATCCTTTCATTGAGGATATTCTGAATAGAATACAAGATTTATTAGAACTTTCTCCACCT GAGAATGGTTACCAGTCTTTGTTGAGCAGCGATGATCAATTGTTTATTTATGAGACAGCTGGAGTGCTGATTGTTAATAGTGAGTACCCAGCAGAACGGAAGCAGGCATTAATGAGGAATCTGTTGACTCCACTCATGGAGAAGTTTAAAATTCTGTTAGAAAAATTGATGCTGGCGCAGGACGAAGAAAGGCAGGCATCTCTTGCAGACTGTCTCAACCACGCTGTTGGATTTGCCAG TCGAACCAGCAAAGCTTTCAGCAACAAGCAGACTGTGAAACAGTGTGGCTGTTCCGAAGTTTATCTGGACTGTTTACAGACGTTCTTGCCAGCCCTCAGTTGTCCCTTACAAAAGGATATTCTCAGAAGTGGGGTTCGCACGTTCCTTCATCGCATGATTATTTGCCTGGAGGAAGAAGTCCTTCCGTTCATTCCATCTGCTTCAGAACACATGCTCAAAGATTGTGAAGCAAAAGACCTCCAGGAATTCATTCCTCTTATCAACCAGATTACAGCCAAATTTAAG ATACAGGTATCCCCATTtttacaacaaatgtttatgCCTCTTCTTCATGCAATTTTTGAAGTTTTGCTCCGACCAGCAGAAGAAAACGACCAGTCTGCTGCTTTAGAGAAGCAGATGTTGCGCAGGAGTTACTTTGCTTTCCTGCAAACAGTCACAGGCAGTGGAATGAGCGAAGTCATAGCAAATCAAG gtgcAGAGAATGTAGAACGAGTGTTGGTAACTGTTATTCAAGGAGCAGTCGAATATCCAGATCCAATTGCCCAGAAAACGTGTTTTATCATCCTTTCCAAGTTGGTAGAACTCTGGG GAGGTAAAGACGGACCAGTGGGATTTGCTGATTTTGTTTATAAGCACATTGTTCCCGCATGTTTCTTAGCACCTTTAAAACAAACCTTTGACCTGGCAGATGCACAAACAGTATTG GCTTTATCTGAGTGTGCAGTGACGCTGAAAACAATTCATCTCAAACGG GGTGAGGGGTATGTGTTTTGGGGCTGCAGGAGACctgtataa
- the XPOT gene encoding exportin-T isoform X2: MLPLVMIFWISIYFVYQVLFSFNFVCVCADVCGFFCGIRGHAYCNQKTPSIAAGMDEQALLGLNPNADSDFRQRALAYFEQLKISPDAWQVCAEALAQRTYSDDHIKFFCFQVLEHQVKYKYSELTTVQQQLIRETLISWLQAQMLNPQPEKTFIRNKAAQVFALLFVTEYLTKWPKFFFDILSVVDLNPRGVDLYLRILMAIDSELVDRDVVHTSEEARRNTLIKDTMREQCIPNLVESWYQILQNYQYTNSEVTCQCLEVVGAYVSWIDLSLIANDRFINMLLGHMSIEVLREEACDCLFEIVNKGMDPVDKMKLVESLCRVLQSAGFFSIDQEEDVDFLARFSKLVNGMGQSLIVSWTKLIKNGDIKNAQEALQAIETKVALMLQLLVHEDDDISSNIIGFCYDYLHILKQLTVLSDQQKANVEAIMLAVMKKLTYDEEYNFENEGEDEAMFVEYRKQLKLLLDRLAQVSPELLLASVRRVFSSTLQNWQTTRFMEVEVAIRLLYMLAEALPVSHGAHFSGDVSKASALQDMMRTLVTSGVSSYQHTSVTLEFFETVVRYEKFFTVEPQHIPCVLMAFLDHRGLRHSSAKVRSRTAYLFSRFVKSLNKQMNPFIEDILNRIQDLLELSPPENGYQSLLSSDDQLFIYETAGVLIVNSEYPAERKQALMRNLLTPLMEKFKILLEKLMLAQDEERQASLADCLNHAVGFASRTSKAFSNKQTVKQCGCSEVYLDCLQTFLPALSCPLQKDILRSGVRTFLHRMIICLEEEVLPFIPSASEHMLKDCEAKDLQEFIPLINQITAKFKIQVSPFLQQMFMPLLHAIFEVLLRPAEENDQSAALEKQMLRRSYFAFLQTVTGSGMSEVIANQGAENVERVLVTVIQGAVEYPDPIAQKTCFIILSKLVELWGGKDGPVGFADFVYKHIVPACFLAPLKQTFDLADAQTVLALSECAVTLKTIHLKRGPECVQYLQQEYLPSLQVAPEIIQEFCQALQQPDAKVFKNYLKVFFQRAKP; the protein is encoded by the exons ATGTTACCGCTTGTTATGATATTCTGGATAagcatctattttgtttatcaagtattgttttctttcaactttgtgtgtgtgtgtgcagatgtTTGTGGATTCTTCTGTGGGATCAGAGGGCACGCCTATTGTAATCAGAAAACTCCAAGTATAGCAGCAGGGATGGATGAACAGGCTCTTTTAGGGCTAAATCCAAATGCTGATTCAGACTTCAGGCAAAGG GCCCTGGCCTATTTTGAGCAGTTAAAGATTTCCCCAGATGCCTGGCAAGTGTGTGCAGAAGCTCTGGCCCAGAGGACGTACAG tgatgATCACATTAAATTTTTCTGCTTTCAAGTACTAGAACATCAAGTTAAATACAA ATATTCAGAACTAACTACTGTTCAACAACAACTGATTAGGGAGACACTCATATCTTGGCTTCAAGCTCAG ATGCTGAATCCCCAACCAGAGAAGACCTTTATACGAAATAAAGCAGCCCAAGTCTTCGCCTTGCTTTTTGTTACAGAATATCTCACTAAATGGCCCAAGTTTTTTTTTGACATTCTCTCAGTAGTGGACCTAAATCCAAGGGGAGTAGATCTGTACCTCCGAATTCTCATGGCTATTGATTCAGAGTTGGTGGATCGTGATGTGGTGCATACATCAGAG gaGGCTCGTAGGAATACTCTCATAAAAGATACCATGAGGGAACAGTGCATTCCAAACTTGGTGGAATCATGGTACCAAATCCTACAAAACTATCAGTATACTAATTCAGAAGTAACATGTCAGTGCCTTGAAGTAGTTGGGGCTTATGTCTCTTGGATAGACTTATCCCTTATAGCCAATGATAG GTTTATAAATATGCTGCTAGGTCATATGTCAATAGAAGTTCTACGGGAAGAAGCAtgtgattgtttatttgaaattgtaAATAAAGGAATGGATCCTGTTGATAAAATGAAACTAGTAGAATCTTTGTGTCGAGTATTACAGTCTGCTGGGTTTTTCAGCATTGACCAG GAAGAAGATGTTGACTTCCTGGCCAGATTTTCTAAACTGGTAAATGGAATGGGACAGTCATTGATAGTTAGCTGGACTAAATTAATTAAGAATGGGGATATCAAGAATGCTCAAGAGGCACTACAAGCTATTGAAACAAAGGTGGCACTGATGTTGCAGCTCCTAGTTCATGAGGATGATGACATCTCTTCTAACATTATTGGATTTTGTTATGATTATCTTCATATTTTGAAACAG CTTACAGTGCTCTCTGATCAGCAAAAAGCTAATGTAGAG gCAATCATGTTGGCCGTTATGAAAAAATTAACCTATGATGAAGAATATAACTTTGAAAATGAG ggTGAAGACGAAGCCATGTTTGTAGAATACAGAAAACAACTGAAGTTATTGTTGGACAGGCTTGCTCAAGTTTCACCCGAGTTACTGCTGGCTTCTGTTCGCAGAGTTTTTAGTTCTACCCTGCA GAATTGGCAGACTACAAGGTTTATGGAAGTTGAAGTGGCAATAAGATTGCTGTATATGTTGGCAGAAGCTCTTCCAGTATCTCATGGTGCTCACTTCTCAGGTGATGTTTCAAAAGCTAGTGCTTTGCAGGATATGATGCGAACT TTGGTAACATCAGGAGTTAGTTCCTACCAGCACACATCTGTGACATTGGAGTTCTTCGAAACTGTTGTTAGATATGAAAAGTTTTTCACAGTTGAACCTCAACACATTCCATGTGTACTA ATGGCTTTCTTAGATCACAGGGGTCTGCGGCACTCTAGTGCAAAAGTACGGAGCAGAACTGCTTACCTGTTTTCTAGATTTGTCAAATCTCTGAA TAAACAAATGAATCCTTTCATTGAGGATATTCTGAATAGAATACAAGATTTATTAGAACTTTCTCCACCT GAGAATGGTTACCAGTCTTTGTTGAGCAGCGATGATCAATTGTTTATTTATGAGACAGCTGGAGTGCTGATTGTTAATAGTGAGTACCCAGCAGAACGGAAGCAGGCATTAATGAGGAATCTGTTGACTCCACTCATGGAGAAGTTTAAAATTCTGTTAGAAAAATTGATGCTGGCGCAGGACGAAGAAAGGCAGGCATCTCTTGCAGACTGTCTCAACCACGCTGTTGGATTTGCCAG TCGAACCAGCAAAGCTTTCAGCAACAAGCAGACTGTGAAACAGTGTGGCTGTTCCGAAGTTTATCTGGACTGTTTACAGACGTTCTTGCCAGCCCTCAGTTGTCCCTTACAAAAGGATATTCTCAGAAGTGGGGTTCGCACGTTCCTTCATCGCATGATTATTTGCCTGGAGGAAGAAGTCCTTCCGTTCATTCCATCTGCTTCAGAACACATGCTCAAAGATTGTGAAGCAAAAGACCTCCAGGAATTCATTCCTCTTATCAACCAGATTACAGCCAAATTTAAG ATACAGGTATCCCCATTtttacaacaaatgtttatgCCTCTTCTTCATGCAATTTTTGAAGTTTTGCTCCGACCAGCAGAAGAAAACGACCAGTCTGCTGCTTTAGAGAAGCAGATGTTGCGCAGGAGTTACTTTGCTTTCCTGCAAACAGTCACAGGCAGTGGAATGAGCGAAGTCATAGCAAATCAAG gtgcAGAGAATGTAGAACGAGTGTTGGTAACTGTTATTCAAGGAGCAGTCGAATATCCAGATCCAATTGCCCAGAAAACGTGTTTTATCATCCTTTCCAAGTTGGTAGAACTCTGGG GAGGTAAAGACGGACCAGTGGGATTTGCTGATTTTGTTTATAAGCACATTGTTCCCGCATGTTTCTTAGCACCTTTAAAACAAACCTTTGACCTGGCAGATGCACAAACAGTATTG GCTTTATCTGAGTGTGCAGTGACGCTGAAAACAATTCATCTCAAACGG GGCCCAGAATGTGTTCAGTATCTTCAACAAGAATACCTGCCTTCCTTGCAAGTAGCTCCAGAGATAATTCAG GAGTTTTGCCAAGCGCTTCAGCAGCCTGAtgctaaagtttttaaaaactacttaaag GTGTTTTTCCAGAGAGCAAAGCCCTAA
- the XPOT gene encoding exportin-T isoform X3: MLPLVMIFWISIYFVYQVLFSFNFVCVCADVCGFFCGIRGHAYCNQKTPSIAAGMDEQALLGLNPNADSDFRQRALAYFEQLKISPDAWQVCAEALAQRTYSDDHIKFFCFQVLEHQVKYKYSELTTVQQQLIRETLISWLQAQMLNPQPEKTFIRNKAAQVFALLFVTEYLTKWPKFFFDILSVVDLNPRGVDLYLRILMAIDSELVDRDVVHTSEEARRNTLIKDTMREQCIPNLVESWYQILQNYQYTNSEVTCQCLEVVGAYVSWIDLSLIANDRFINMLLGHMSIEVLREEACDCLFEIVNKGMDPVDKMKLVESLCRVLQSAGFFSIDQEEDVDFLARFSKLVNGMGQSLIVSWTKLIKNGDIKNAQEALQAIETKVALMLQLLVHEDDDISSNIIGFCYDYLHILKQGEDEAMFVEYRKQLKLLLDRLAQVSPELLLASVRRVFSSTLQNWQTTRFMEVEVAIRLLYMLAEALPVSHGAHFSGDVSKASALQDMMRTLVTSGVSSYQHTSVTLEFFETVVRYEKFFTVEPQHIPCVLMAFLDHRGLRHSSAKVRSRTAYLFSRFVKSLNKQMNPFIEDILNRIQDLLELSPPENGYQSLLSSDDQLFIYETAGVLIVNSEYPAERKQALMRNLLTPLMEKFKILLEKLMLAQDEERQASLADCLNHAVGFASRTSKAFSNKQTVKQCGCSEVYLDCLQTFLPALSCPLQKDILRSGVRTFLHRMIICLEEEVLPFIPSASEHMLKDCEAKDLQEFIPLINQITAKFKIQVSPFLQQMFMPLLHAIFEVLLRPAEENDQSAALEKQMLRRSYFAFLQTVTGSGMSEVIANQGAENVERVLVTVIQGAVEYPDPIAQKTCFIILSKLVELWGGKDGPVGFADFVYKHIVPACFLAPLKQTFDLADAQTVLALSECAVTLKTIHLKRTLKQMYIHRADQEELALWAKLCGPRMCSVSSTRIPAFLASSSRDNSGVLPSASAA; encoded by the exons ATGTTACCGCTTGTTATGATATTCTGGATAagcatctattttgtttatcaagtattgttttctttcaactttgtgtgtgtgtgtgcagatgtTTGTGGATTCTTCTGTGGGATCAGAGGGCACGCCTATTGTAATCAGAAAACTCCAAGTATAGCAGCAGGGATGGATGAACAGGCTCTTTTAGGGCTAAATCCAAATGCTGATTCAGACTTCAGGCAAAGG GCCCTGGCCTATTTTGAGCAGTTAAAGATTTCCCCAGATGCCTGGCAAGTGTGTGCAGAAGCTCTGGCCCAGAGGACGTACAG tgatgATCACATTAAATTTTTCTGCTTTCAAGTACTAGAACATCAAGTTAAATACAA ATATTCAGAACTAACTACTGTTCAACAACAACTGATTAGGGAGACACTCATATCTTGGCTTCAAGCTCAG ATGCTGAATCCCCAACCAGAGAAGACCTTTATACGAAATAAAGCAGCCCAAGTCTTCGCCTTGCTTTTTGTTACAGAATATCTCACTAAATGGCCCAAGTTTTTTTTTGACATTCTCTCAGTAGTGGACCTAAATCCAAGGGGAGTAGATCTGTACCTCCGAATTCTCATGGCTATTGATTCAGAGTTGGTGGATCGTGATGTGGTGCATACATCAGAG gaGGCTCGTAGGAATACTCTCATAAAAGATACCATGAGGGAACAGTGCATTCCAAACTTGGTGGAATCATGGTACCAAATCCTACAAAACTATCAGTATACTAATTCAGAAGTAACATGTCAGTGCCTTGAAGTAGTTGGGGCTTATGTCTCTTGGATAGACTTATCCCTTATAGCCAATGATAG GTTTATAAATATGCTGCTAGGTCATATGTCAATAGAAGTTCTACGGGAAGAAGCAtgtgattgtttatttgaaattgtaAATAAAGGAATGGATCCTGTTGATAAAATGAAACTAGTAGAATCTTTGTGTCGAGTATTACAGTCTGCTGGGTTTTTCAGCATTGACCAG GAAGAAGATGTTGACTTCCTGGCCAGATTTTCTAAACTGGTAAATGGAATGGGACAGTCATTGATAGTTAGCTGGACTAAATTAATTAAGAATGGGGATATCAAGAATGCTCAAGAGGCACTACAAGCTATTGAAACAAAGGTGGCACTGATGTTGCAGCTCCTAGTTCATGAGGATGATGACATCTCTTCTAACATTATTGGATTTTGTTATGATTATCTTCATATTTTGAAACAG ggTGAAGACGAAGCCATGTTTGTAGAATACAGAAAACAACTGAAGTTATTGTTGGACAGGCTTGCTCAAGTTTCACCCGAGTTACTGCTGGCTTCTGTTCGCAGAGTTTTTAGTTCTACCCTGCA GAATTGGCAGACTACAAGGTTTATGGAAGTTGAAGTGGCAATAAGATTGCTGTATATGTTGGCAGAAGCTCTTCCAGTATCTCATGGTGCTCACTTCTCAGGTGATGTTTCAAAAGCTAGTGCTTTGCAGGATATGATGCGAACT TTGGTAACATCAGGAGTTAGTTCCTACCAGCACACATCTGTGACATTGGAGTTCTTCGAAACTGTTGTTAGATATGAAAAGTTTTTCACAGTTGAACCTCAACACATTCCATGTGTACTA ATGGCTTTCTTAGATCACAGGGGTCTGCGGCACTCTAGTGCAAAAGTACGGAGCAGAACTGCTTACCTGTTTTCTAGATTTGTCAAATCTCTGAA TAAACAAATGAATCCTTTCATTGAGGATATTCTGAATAGAATACAAGATTTATTAGAACTTTCTCCACCT GAGAATGGTTACCAGTCTTTGTTGAGCAGCGATGATCAATTGTTTATTTATGAGACAGCTGGAGTGCTGATTGTTAATAGTGAGTACCCAGCAGAACGGAAGCAGGCATTAATGAGGAATCTGTTGACTCCACTCATGGAGAAGTTTAAAATTCTGTTAGAAAAATTGATGCTGGCGCAGGACGAAGAAAGGCAGGCATCTCTTGCAGACTGTCTCAACCACGCTGTTGGATTTGCCAG TCGAACCAGCAAAGCTTTCAGCAACAAGCAGACTGTGAAACAGTGTGGCTGTTCCGAAGTTTATCTGGACTGTTTACAGACGTTCTTGCCAGCCCTCAGTTGTCCCTTACAAAAGGATATTCTCAGAAGTGGGGTTCGCACGTTCCTTCATCGCATGATTATTTGCCTGGAGGAAGAAGTCCTTCCGTTCATTCCATCTGCTTCAGAACACATGCTCAAAGATTGTGAAGCAAAAGACCTCCAGGAATTCATTCCTCTTATCAACCAGATTACAGCCAAATTTAAG ATACAGGTATCCCCATTtttacaacaaatgtttatgCCTCTTCTTCATGCAATTTTTGAAGTTTTGCTCCGACCAGCAGAAGAAAACGACCAGTCTGCTGCTTTAGAGAAGCAGATGTTGCGCAGGAGTTACTTTGCTTTCCTGCAAACAGTCACAGGCAGTGGAATGAGCGAAGTCATAGCAAATCAAG gtgcAGAGAATGTAGAACGAGTGTTGGTAACTGTTATTCAAGGAGCAGTCGAATATCCAGATCCAATTGCCCAGAAAACGTGTTTTATCATCCTTTCCAAGTTGGTAGAACTCTGGG GAGGTAAAGACGGACCAGTGGGATTTGCTGATTTTGTTTATAAGCACATTGTTCCCGCATGTTTCTTAGCACCTTTAAAACAAACCTTTGACCTGGCAGATGCACAAACAGTATTG GCTTTATCTGAGTGTGCAGTGACGCTGAAAACAATTCATCTCAAACGG aCCTTGAAACAAATGTACATTCATCGGGCTGACCAGGAGGAGCTGGCACTCTGGGCAAAGTTATGCG GGCCCAGAATGTGTTCAGTATCTTCAACAAGAATACCTGCCTTCCTTGCAAGTAGCTCCAGAGATAATTCAG GAGTTTTGCCAAGCGCTTCAGCAGCCTGA